A stretch of Verrucomicrobiota bacterium DNA encodes these proteins:
- a CDS encoding DUF3516 domain-containing protein: MPLKDYLPSGPVTADILLEHFLEYAASRELSLYPAQESALLEIFDGKNVILNTPTGSGKSLVAAALHFESLARGKRSVYTCPIKALVNEKWMALCQEFGAEHVGLSTGDATVHQDAPILCCTAEILANIALREGRAAPFADVVMDEFHYYSDRERGVAWQSAMLCLPQSRFLLMSATLGDTMFFEEELARITGKPAVTIRSEHRPVPLEFGYQETPLAQTIERLVQERRTPVYVVHFTQMEAAQSAQDFTSINVCSREEKATLSRAIDAFRFSSPYGAEIKRWLRHGIGLHHAGLLPKYRVLAEQLAQRGLLQVICGTDTLGVGINVPIRTVLFTRLCKFDGEKTAILSARDFHQIAGRAGRKGFDSLGWVLAQAPEHVIENLKLEEKAARDGKKTVKRKAPEKNFVAWDRQTFQRLQQSPPERLVSRFQVSHGMLLNVLSRPGDGCFEMRSLIRQCHDSPKQKKAHFRRAWQLFRSLVERGIVSPSPEVQARSQWRISVELQDDFSMNQSLSLYLFETLPKLDAASPNHTFDVLSLVESILEDPEPILRRQLDRLKSEKLAEMKRAGVDYDERMEELEKLEHPKPNREFIYATFNEFAKRHPWVGEENIRPKSIAREMFEQFRSFDDYVKDYELQRVEGLLLRHLSSVHKVLAQTVPDVLKTDSLREVEIYLLALIRGVDSSLLEEWEKMQRGASMAPSTQPPPALPPRPESNSNRLRAELRQIVFQFLRALSNSEFVLALELTPAASVPGQPDWNPESLRVALDRYRQVRGRFRLDPEARNLKHTHFLQGDQNSRLTIEQVLIDPDEHNDWIVAFEVEMGGIPPKDSASVRFRDLRPLLTP; encoded by the coding sequence ATGCCCTTGAAAGACTACTTGCCGTCCGGTCCGGTCACCGCGGACATCCTGCTGGAGCACTTTTTGGAATACGCGGCCTCGAGGGAGTTGTCCCTTTACCCCGCCCAAGAATCGGCACTGCTCGAAATCTTCGACGGGAAAAACGTCATCCTGAACACCCCCACGGGCTCGGGAAAATCGCTCGTCGCCGCCGCCTTGCACTTCGAATCGCTCGCGAGGGGGAAACGATCGGTTTACACGTGCCCCATCAAAGCCCTGGTCAATGAGAAGTGGATGGCGCTCTGCCAGGAGTTTGGGGCCGAGCATGTCGGACTGAGCACCGGCGATGCCACGGTCCATCAGGACGCTCCCATCCTGTGCTGCACCGCCGAGATCCTGGCGAACATCGCGCTCCGGGAAGGCCGCGCTGCACCTTTTGCCGACGTGGTCATGGACGAGTTTCATTATTACTCGGATCGGGAGCGCGGGGTCGCGTGGCAGTCGGCAATGCTCTGCCTCCCCCAATCCCGGTTCCTGCTGATGTCCGCCACGCTGGGAGATACGATGTTCTTCGAGGAAGAATTGGCGCGAATCACGGGAAAGCCCGCGGTTACAATCCGTTCGGAGCATCGACCTGTTCCCCTGGAATTCGGCTACCAGGAGACCCCCTTGGCGCAAACCATCGAGCGACTGGTCCAGGAGCGCCGCACGCCGGTGTATGTCGTTCACTTCACCCAAATGGAGGCGGCGCAAAGCGCCCAGGATTTTACCAGCATCAACGTCTGTTCACGGGAAGAAAAAGCAACCCTTTCACGCGCGATCGACGCCTTCCGTTTCAGCAGCCCCTATGGAGCGGAAATCAAGCGATGGCTTCGCCACGGCATCGGACTGCATCATGCGGGACTCCTTCCCAAATACCGAGTTTTGGCGGAGCAATTGGCCCAGCGGGGCTTGCTCCAGGTCATCTGCGGGACCGACACTCTGGGGGTCGGCATCAACGTCCCGATTCGCACGGTGCTCTTCACCCGCTTGTGCAAGTTCGACGGGGAGAAGACGGCGATCCTGTCGGCCCGCGACTTTCACCAAATCGCGGGCCGGGCCGGACGCAAGGGGTTCGACTCGCTGGGTTGGGTGCTGGCTCAAGCCCCCGAGCATGTGATCGAGAATCTCAAGCTGGAGGAGAAAGCCGCGCGCGACGGGAAGAAAACCGTCAAAAGAAAGGCTCCGGAGAAGAATTTCGTCGCATGGGACCGACAGACCTTTCAACGGCTCCAACAATCCCCTCCTGAGAGGCTCGTCTCGCGCTTCCAAGTCTCGCACGGCATGTTGCTCAACGTGCTCTCGAGACCCGGAGACGGATGCTTCGAGATGCGCTCACTCATCCGGCAGTGTCACGATTCTCCGAAACAAAAGAAGGCTCACTTCCGGCGCGCCTGGCAGCTTTTTCGCTCCCTCGTGGAGCGAGGCATCGTGTCGCCGAGCCCTGAGGTGCAAGCCCGGTCCCAATGGAGAATCAGCGTGGAATTGCAGGACGATTTTTCGATGAATCAATCGCTCTCGCTTTATCTCTTCGAAACTCTGCCCAAGCTCGATGCTGCTTCGCCAAATCATACCTTCGATGTTTTGAGTCTGGTGGAGTCAATTCTGGAAGACCCCGAACCCATTCTTCGGAGGCAACTCGACAGGCTGAAGTCAGAGAAACTGGCCGAAATGAAGCGTGCGGGCGTGGACTATGATGAGCGCATGGAGGAGTTGGAGAAATTGGAGCATCCCAAGCCCAATCGGGAGTTCATCTATGCCACTTTCAACGAATTTGCGAAGCGGCATCCCTGGGTCGGCGAGGAAAACATCCGTCCGAAATCCATCGCGCGAGAAATGTTCGAGCAGTTCCGCTCCTTCGACGACTACGTCAAGGATTACGAATTGCAGCGGGTCGAAGGCTTGCTGCTGCGCCATTTAAGTTCGGTTCACAAGGTGCTCGCCCAAACCGTGCCGGATGTTTTGAAGACCGACTCTCTTCGTGAAGTGGAGATTTACCTGCTGGCGTTGATTCGCGGAGTCGATTCCAGCCTGCTGGAAGAGTGGGAGAAGATGCAGCGAGGCGCCTCCATGGCCCCTTCAACGCAGCCGCCGCCGGCGCTTCCGCCCCGTCCAGAATCCAACTCAAACAGGCTCCGTGCCGAGCTCCGCCAAATCGTGTTTCAGTTCCTTCGAGCCTTGTCCAACAGCGAATTCGTGCTCGCACTCGAGTTGACCCCCGCCGCCTCAGTTCCAGGTCAACCGGATTGGAACCCCGAATCTTTGCGAGTTGCTCTGGATCGTTACCGGCAAGTCCGTGGACGATTTCGACTCGACCCCGAGGCTCGTAATCTCAAGCACACCCATTTTCTTCAGGGAGACCAGAACTCGCGCCTCACGATCGAACAAGTCTTGATCGATC
- a CDS encoding ABC transporter ATP-binding protein, with the protein MMEVRSLEVAYGGIVALHGISLRVDPGRIVTLIGANGAGKTTTLRALSGLQRVRSGEVLFEGRPIHLLPPHELVRRGLAHVPEGRLVFANLTVLENLRMGAYLRRDKREMGETLDYVFKVFPRLKERERQVAGTLSGGEQQMLAIGRALMGRPRFLMLDEPSLGIAPILVKTIFEKIAEINREQGMTILLVEQNANLALEISHEAYVLETGRILLHGESQSLRQNSEVRKAYLGGH; encoded by the coding sequence ATGATGGAAGTCCGTTCGCTCGAGGTTGCTTACGGCGGCATCGTCGCCCTGCACGGCATTTCACTGCGGGTCGATCCCGGTCGCATTGTGACGTTGATCGGCGCCAACGGCGCGGGGAAGACCACGACGTTGCGCGCTCTCTCCGGCCTGCAACGCGTCCGTTCGGGGGAGGTGCTTTTCGAGGGACGCCCCATCCACCTCCTTCCTCCCCATGAATTGGTTCGCCGGGGCCTCGCTCATGTGCCCGAAGGACGGCTGGTTTTCGCCAATCTCACCGTGCTGGAGAATCTGCGCATGGGCGCCTATTTGAGACGAGACAAGCGGGAGATGGGCGAAACTCTGGATTATGTGTTCAAAGTTTTCCCGCGGCTGAAAGAGCGCGAACGCCAGGTGGCCGGAACGCTCTCGGGCGGCGAACAACAGATGTTGGCCATCGGACGCGCCCTGATGGGGCGTCCGCGTTTTCTCATGCTGGACGAACCCTCCCTCGGAATCGCGCCGATTCTGGTGAAAACCATTTTCGAGAAGATCGCGGAGATCAATCGGGAGCAGGGCATGACGATCCTCCTGGTGGAACAGAATGCCAATCTCGCCCTGGAGATCAGTCATGAAGCCTATGTCCTCGAAACCGGGCGAATCCTCCTCCACGGCGAGTCTCAGTCCCTCCGGCAGAACTCCGAAGTGAGAAAGGCCTACCTTGGAGGACACTGA
- a CDS encoding ABC transporter ATP-binding protein, with protein MTSPTDRDVRDLLRLDRCTIRFGGLTAVSELTASVGSRELVGLIGPNGAGKTTVFNLITGVYQPTQGGVFFDGEPLAGRRPYQITEHGIARTFQNIRLFPSLSVFDNVRVAFHLHIFSGLRHALWRGRAFQDEEKEIEGKVMELLEIFKLGRARHAPARSLSYGDQRRLEIVRALATRPQLLLLDEPAAGMNPTEKAGLMDLIRFVQDRFKISVLLVEHDMRVVMGICSRIIVLDYGVKIAEGSPEAIRNDPKVIEAYLGEDPPKT; from the coding sequence ATGACTTCGCCCACTGACCGGGATGTCCGCGACCTCCTCAGGCTGGACCGTTGCACCATCCGTTTCGGGGGGCTCACGGCCGTCTCCGAGCTGACGGCGAGCGTGGGTTCGCGGGAGTTGGTGGGGTTGATCGGGCCCAATGGCGCGGGCAAAACCACCGTTTTCAATCTCATCACCGGCGTGTATCAACCCACGCAGGGCGGCGTTTTCTTCGACGGCGAGCCGCTGGCTGGGAGAAGGCCTTATCAGATCACCGAGCACGGGATCGCCCGCACCTTTCAGAACATCCGGCTTTTCCCTTCCTTGAGCGTCTTCGACAACGTGCGCGTCGCGTTCCATCTGCATATTTTCAGCGGTCTGCGCCATGCCCTGTGGCGAGGACGGGCTTTTCAAGATGAGGAGAAGGAAATCGAAGGAAAGGTGATGGAACTTCTGGAGATTTTTAAGCTCGGGCGTGCCCGCCACGCCCCGGCCCGCAGCCTTTCCTACGGCGATCAACGGAGGCTGGAAATCGTGCGCGCCTTGGCGACGCGTCCCCAATTGCTTCTGCTCGATGAACCGGCGGCGGGCATGAATCCCACCGAAAAGGCCGGGCTCATGGATCTCATTCGATTCGTCCAGGACCGTTTCAAGATTTCCGTCCTCCTGGTCGAGCATGACATGCGGGTCGTGATGGGCATTTGCTCCCGCATCATCGTGTTGGATTATGGGGTCAAGATCGCGGAAGGTTCACCGGAAGCCATCCGCAACGATCCGAAGGTCATCGAAGCCTACTTGGGTGAAGACCCGCCGAAAACCTAG
- a CDS encoding branched-chain amino acid ABC transporter permease — MNRAKSLLAASLALCLLVSRYSDQINPYFFDVIITIGINVILAVSLNLINGYTGQFSLGHAGFMAVGAYAAAALTLFAGPKILPSGETGFAVYAGQVWFGFALVAGGLAAALAGLFVGMPSLRLKGDYLAIVTLGFGEIIRVVFRNMESVGGALGLNGIPAYTNFFWTFGFAALTVYVVACSVNSTYGRGFLAVHDDEIAAEAMGINTTRYKITAFVMGAFFAGVAGGLYGHYKLSIDPKGFDFFRSIEIVVMVILGGMGNTVGVILAAVLLTLLPEWLRQFQDYRMIIYSAALIALMLLRPQGLFTLRRPGKV, encoded by the coding sequence ATGAACCGGGCGAAGAGTCTTTTGGCCGCGTCCCTGGCCCTTTGCTTGCTGGTGTCCCGCTACTCGGACCAGATCAATCCCTATTTTTTTGATGTGATCATCACGATCGGCATCAATGTGATTCTGGCCGTGAGCTTGAATTTGATCAACGGTTACACCGGCCAGTTTTCTCTTGGCCACGCGGGGTTCATGGCTGTGGGGGCTTATGCCGCGGCGGCGTTGACGCTCTTTGCGGGTCCGAAAATCCTGCCTTCCGGCGAGACTGGGTTCGCGGTTTATGCCGGGCAAGTTTGGTTTGGTTTCGCTCTGGTGGCGGGGGGATTGGCCGCCGCGCTGGCGGGATTGTTCGTCGGCATGCCGTCTTTGCGGCTCAAGGGAGATTACCTGGCCATCGTCACGCTGGGCTTTGGCGAGATCATCCGCGTCGTGTTTCGAAACATGGAGTCCGTGGGCGGGGCGCTGGGCTTGAACGGGATTCCGGCTTACACCAATTTCTTTTGGACGTTTGGCTTTGCCGCGCTCACGGTTTATGTGGTCGCCTGTTCCGTGAATTCCACTTACGGGCGGGGGTTTCTCGCCGTGCATGACGACGAGATCGCGGCGGAAGCCATGGGCATCAACACCACCCGTTACAAGATCACGGCCTTCGTCATGGGCGCGTTCTTCGCGGGGGTGGCGGGGGGCTTGTACGGACATTATAAATTATCGATCGATCCCAAGGGGTTCGATTTTTTCCGTTCGATTGAAATCGTGGTCATGGTCATCCTGGGCGGCATGGGAAACACCGTGGGAGTCATTCTCGCGGCCGTGTTGCTGACTTTGCTGCCGGAATGGCTGCGTCAGTTTCAGGATTATCGCATGATCATTTACTCGGCGGCTTTGATTGCCTTGATGCTGCTGCGTCCGCAGGGGCTGTTCACCCTGCGCCGACCGGGTAAAGTTTGA
- a CDS encoding branched-chain amino acid ABC transporter permease has protein sequence MTQSEFLQQLINGFSLGSVYALIALGYTMVYGVLGFINFAHSDVFMIGAFAGYYLGRRLPPETVGGGLLVMAGAMICCALLGMLVERLAYRPLRSRSKLTVLITAIGVSLLLQNLGQRYFGAEVKSFPPVFPVKSLSLGSDLVLNSNQLLVPCITMVLLVALQFIVMKTRVGTAMRAVSFNPTASSLVGINNDAIIAFTFGLGSALAAAGGILYAMNYQAIEPLMGTLPGLKAFVAAVLGGIGNIPGAALGGLFLGVIETFVNSTVASSWTDAISFALLILILLFRPAGLLGRVRVEKV, from the coding sequence ATGACCCAATCAGAATTTCTTCAGCAACTGATCAACGGTTTTTCCCTTGGATCGGTGTACGCCCTGATTGCCTTGGGTTACACCATGGTCTACGGGGTTCTCGGGTTCATCAACTTCGCGCATAGCGATGTGTTCATGATCGGGGCTTTCGCTGGGTATTACCTGGGCCGCCGATTGCCTCCGGAGACCGTCGGGGGAGGACTGCTGGTGATGGCGGGAGCCATGATCTGTTGCGCTTTGCTGGGCATGCTGGTCGAGAGGTTGGCTTACCGGCCCCTCAGGTCGAGATCCAAGCTCACCGTGTTGATCACGGCGATCGGGGTTTCTCTGCTGCTGCAGAATCTGGGCCAGCGCTATTTCGGCGCCGAGGTCAAAAGCTTCCCCCCCGTCTTCCCGGTCAAATCGCTGAGCCTGGGTTCGGACTTGGTCTTGAACAGCAACCAGCTCCTGGTGCCCTGCATCACGATGGTGCTGCTGGTGGCCTTGCAGTTCATCGTGATGAAGACGCGGGTCGGGACGGCGATGCGGGCGGTATCCTTCAACCCGACGGCGTCCTCCCTGGTGGGGATCAACAACGACGCCATCATTGCCTTCACCTTTGGATTGGGCTCCGCGCTGGCGGCGGCCGGGGGCATTCTTTACGCCATGAATTATCAGGCGATCGAGCCGCTGATGGGCACCTTGCCGGGATTGAAGGCTTTTGTCGCCGCCGTGCTCGGAGGCATCGGCAACATTCCGGGCGCAGCATTGGGAGGCCTTTTCCTTGGCGTCATTGAAACCTTCGTCAACTCGACCGTCGCTTCCAGTTGGACCGACGCCATTTCGTTCGCCTTGTTGATCCTCATTTTGCTCTTCAGGCCGGCCGGCCTGCTTGGGCGGGTGCGGGTGGAGAAAGTTTAA
- a CDS encoding ABC transporter substrate-binding protein: MPLRRPVELSFSQKQTTTLPGPFCMKQLIHGAIGVECRAWARRFAALLALICAPGLLAAESIKIGEFASLTGKEAAFGQSSHKGTVLAVEEINAGGGVLGRPLQLVWEDNRSQQGESATIVRKLITRDRVVAILGEVASGRSLEAAPVCQQFKIPMISPSSTNPKVTENRDYIFRVCFIDPFQGTVMAKFASSTLKVKKVAVLLDAAAPYSVGLASFFTEKFKASQGVITAERKYNSGDKDFKAQLTAIKASAPEAVFVPGYYTEAGLIVRQARELGIQTPIFGGDGWEAPQLLEIGGKALEGTFYSTHYSSEDKSAAVQEFVKRFRAKYGEVPDAMAALGYDSVKVLADAIKRAGSTEGPKLRTALAATRDLPGVTGNTTIDAQRNATKPAVIIAVKDGRFQYVETISP; the protein is encoded by the coding sequence ATGCCTTTGCGTCGGCCCGTCGAACTCTCGTTCAGTCAGAAACAGACTACGACCCTGCCGGGTCCGTTTTGCATGAAACAATTGATACATGGTGCTATCGGCGTGGAATGTCGGGCCTGGGCGCGGCGATTCGCGGCCTTATTGGCGCTGATTTGCGCTCCGGGGCTGCTTGCGGCGGAGTCGATCAAGATTGGCGAATTTGCCTCGCTGACCGGGAAGGAAGCCGCGTTCGGGCAATCCTCCCACAAGGGAACCGTCCTGGCGGTGGAGGAAATCAATGCCGGGGGGGGTGTCCTGGGGCGCCCGTTGCAGCTGGTGTGGGAGGATAATCGGTCGCAACAGGGCGAATCGGCGACCATTGTTCGGAAACTGATCACCCGCGACCGCGTGGTGGCCATCTTGGGAGAGGTGGCATCAGGTCGATCTCTGGAGGCGGCGCCGGTTTGCCAGCAGTTCAAAATTCCCATGATTTCCCCTTCCTCGACCAACCCCAAGGTGACCGAGAACCGCGACTACATTTTTCGAGTGTGCTTCATCGACCCTTTCCAGGGAACGGTGATGGCCAAATTTGCGTCGAGCACCCTGAAGGTGAAGAAGGTGGCGGTCTTGTTGGATGCCGCCGCGCCCTATTCGGTGGGCCTCGCCAGTTTCTTTACGGAGAAGTTCAAAGCCAGCCAGGGCGTGATCACCGCCGAACGAAAGTACAACAGCGGCGACAAAGATTTCAAAGCGCAGCTCACGGCGATTAAGGCCAGCGCTCCGGAGGCGGTGTTTGTGCCGGGCTATTACACCGAAGCGGGATTGATCGTCCGTCAGGCGCGCGAGTTGGGCATTCAGACCCCCATTTTCGGAGGCGACGGCTGGGAAGCCCCTCAGCTGCTCGAGATCGGGGGCAAGGCTCTGGAGGGCACTTTTTACTCGACCCATTATTCTTCCGAGGACAAGTCGGCAGCGGTGCAGGAATTCGTGAAGCGGTTTCGCGCCAAGTACGGCGAGGTCCCGGATGCCATGGCCGCGTTGGGGTACGATTCCGTCAAAGTCCTGGCCGACGCGATCAAGCGCGCGGGGAGCACGGAGGGGCCGAAGCTCCGGACGGCCCTGGCTGCGACGCGCGATCTGCCGGGGGTGACGGGGAACACGACCATTGACGCCCAGCGGAACGCGACCAAGCCGGCCGTGATTATTGCCGTCAAGGACGGGCGTTTCCAGTATGTGGAAACGATTTCACCTTGA
- a CDS encoding sulfatase: MNGTLLGVMISLLFAALPLAVARPNVLFIAVDDMNNDLGCYGNRQVKSPNLDRLAARGVRFDRAYCQFPLCSPSRSSLMTGLRPSRTRVYDLQYHFRQGLPDVVTLPQHFSRHGYYSARVGKIYHYGNPGGIGTSGLDDAASWNEVFNPAGRDKALERELVNHTPKRGLGSSLSLFADPVGRDEEHTDGMVATQAVELMEKHRDRPFFLAVGFYKPHCPYIAPQKYFDLYPLEEITLPDLNTNLPSILPKPALSSTQPWPYFGVTAGQARESKRAYYATLSFVDAQIGRVLDALDRLRLRDNTIVVFWSDHGYLLGEHGLWMKQSCFEESARVPLIIAAPGLKARGKASPRTVELLDLYPTLVDLAGLPVPSPLDGVSLRPLLHDPKAKWTRPAFTQVQRGGFPGYTVRTERWRYVVWDDGDKGAELYDHQRDLRELKNLAGRREYEKIEAEMRSQVRKNWPERVPGGRVLPSKVAAP, encoded by the coding sequence ATGAACGGGACACTTTTGGGGGTGATGATCAGTCTCCTTTTCGCGGCCCTACCGCTCGCCGTCGCCAGGCCCAATGTGTTGTTTATCGCCGTGGACGACATGAACAACGACCTCGGCTGTTATGGGAACCGGCAAGTGAAGTCGCCGAACCTCGACCGGCTGGCCGCGCGCGGTGTGCGGTTCGACCGCGCCTACTGCCAGTTCCCGCTCTGCTCGCCGAGCCGCTCATCGCTCATGACGGGTCTGCGGCCGAGCCGCACGAGAGTGTACGATTTGCAATACCACTTTCGGCAGGGGTTGCCGGATGTCGTCACGCTCCCACAGCACTTCAGCCGGCATGGCTATTATTCCGCGCGAGTCGGGAAGATTTACCACTATGGCAATCCCGGTGGCATTGGCACGAGCGGGCTGGATGATGCCGCGTCGTGGAATGAGGTGTTCAATCCCGCCGGCCGGGACAAGGCGCTCGAACGCGAGCTCGTCAACCATACGCCGAAGCGAGGACTGGGCTCATCCTTGAGCTTGTTCGCGGACCCCGTTGGACGCGACGAGGAACACACGGATGGCATGGTGGCAACCCAGGCCGTCGAGTTGATGGAGAAACACCGCGACCGACCGTTCTTTCTTGCCGTCGGTTTTTACAAGCCGCATTGCCCGTATATCGCGCCCCAAAAGTACTTCGACCTGTATCCCCTGGAGGAAATCACCCTGCCCGATTTGAACACGAACCTGCCCTCGATCCTGCCGAAGCCCGCCCTTTCCTCGACGCAGCCGTGGCCTTATTTCGGGGTCACCGCCGGGCAGGCGCGCGAGAGCAAGCGCGCGTATTACGCCACCCTCTCGTTCGTCGATGCGCAGATCGGGCGCGTGCTGGATGCGCTCGACCGGCTCCGCCTGCGCGACAACACCATCGTGGTCTTCTGGAGCGACCATGGTTACCTGCTCGGCGAACATGGGCTGTGGATGAAGCAGAGCTGCTTTGAGGAATCTGCCCGCGTGCCGCTCATCATCGCTGCGCCGGGCCTGAAGGCTCGCGGGAAAGCTTCACCGCGCACCGTCGAACTGCTCGATCTCTATCCCACCCTCGTGGACCTGGCCGGACTGCCCGTCCCCAGCCCTTTGGACGGAGTGAGCCTGCGGCCTTTGCTGCACGATCCGAAAGCGAAGTGGACGCGCCCGGCTTTCACCCAGGTGCAGCGTGGCGGCTTCCCCGGCTACACGGTGCGAACAGAGCGATGGCGATACGTCGTCTGGGACGATGGCGACAAGGGCGCCGAGCTCTATGATCATCAACGGGACCTCCGGGAATTGAAGAATCTCGCGGGGCGGAGGGAATACGAGAAGATCGAGGCGGAAATGAGGTCTCAAGTGCGGAAGAATTGGCCGGAACGGGTTCCGGGCGGCCGAGTCCTGCCCAGCAAGGTCGCCGCGCCATGA
- a CDS encoding arylsulfatase produces the protein MTVAVLLWVALTARAAAPRPNVVIFLADDAGWGDYSVNGNTTVRTPHLDSLARRGASFDRFFVCPVCSPTRAELLTGRYHPRGGVRGVSTGLERLNLDEKTLADSFKAAGYATGAFGKWHNGSQWPYHPGARGFDEFYGFTSGHWGEYFDPPLEHNGRPVRGRGFIADDVTTHAVEFLERHRNRPFLCFVPFNTPHSPWAVPDDYWRRFKDQPLAQRATDESREKLEQTRCALAMMQNLDDNVGRVLQKLDQLQIADRTLVIYFSDNGPNTHRWNGGMKNIKGSLDEGGVRSPLFIRWPGGGIEPGRVVREIAGAIDLLPTLCALTGVRHLGEKSLDGRDLSPLLRGQSVVWPERLLFSHWNGQVSVRSQRYRLDPRGALFDMVADPGQTRDLAGEHREVAERLAKAVVDWREEVLPKSNEGRPLPVGYAVFPRTPLPARDGVPHGGVKRSASAPNCSYFVNWTSLDDRMTWDIEVNEAGNYEVEVLYTCPVQDAGSTIELEFKGERLEGSVEPGWDPPLYTNQDTLARPAAESRMKPFRPLRLGRMRLEKGRGWLALRATRVPGRSVMDVRQINLTLLP, from the coding sequence TTGACCGTGGCGGTGTTGTTGTGGGTGGCTTTGACCGCCAGGGCGGCCGCGCCTCGGCCCAATGTCGTGATTTTTCTCGCCGACGACGCGGGGTGGGGCGACTACAGTGTGAATGGCAACACGACCGTTCGCACCCCCCATCTCGACTCGCTGGCGCGGCGCGGAGCTTCCTTCGATCGGTTTTTCGTCTGCCCGGTTTGCTCACCGACGCGAGCCGAGTTGCTGACTGGGCGTTATCATCCTCGCGGAGGCGTCCGAGGCGTCTCGACCGGTTTGGAGCGCTTGAATCTGGATGAGAAGACGCTGGCTGATTCTTTCAAGGCCGCGGGCTATGCCACGGGCGCCTTCGGCAAATGGCACAATGGCTCCCAGTGGCCGTATCATCCGGGCGCGCGTGGCTTCGACGAGTTTTATGGGTTCACGTCCGGTCACTGGGGCGAGTATTTCGATCCGCCCCTGGAGCACAACGGCCGCCCGGTGCGCGGTCGGGGTTTCATCGCGGATGATGTGACGACCCATGCCGTTGAGTTCCTGGAGCGGCATCGGAACCGGCCCTTCCTCTGCTTCGTGCCCTTCAACACGCCCCATTCGCCCTGGGCCGTGCCGGACGATTACTGGCGGCGCTTCAAGGATCAGCCGCTGGCGCAGCGTGCCACGGATGAAAGCCGGGAAAAGCTGGAACAGACCCGTTGCGCGCTGGCGATGATGCAGAATCTGGACGACAACGTGGGCCGCGTGCTGCAGAAGCTGGACCAGCTCCAAATCGCGGATCGCACGCTGGTGATCTATTTTTCGGACAACGGCCCCAACACCCATCGCTGGAACGGCGGCATGAAGAACATCAAGGGTTCTTTGGACGAAGGCGGGGTGCGGTCGCCGTTGTTCATCCGCTGGCCTGGCGGCGGCATTGAACCCGGGCGTGTGGTTCGCGAAATCGCGGGCGCGATCGACTTGCTGCCCACCCTTTGCGCACTGACCGGGGTCCGGCACCTGGGCGAAAAGTCCCTTGATGGACGCGACCTTTCGCCGCTGCTGCGGGGTCAATCCGTTGTCTGGCCCGAACGTTTGCTCTTCTCACACTGGAACGGCCAGGTGAGCGTCCGGTCCCAGCGATATCGATTGGACCCACGCGGTGCCTTGTTCGACATGGTGGCCGACCCGGGCCAAACCCGGGATCTTGCTGGAGAGCATCGGGAGGTTGCCGAACGTCTGGCCAAGGCCGTCGTCGATTGGCGGGAGGAGGTGTTGCCGAAGTCGAACGAAGGTCGACCCTTGCCCGTGGGTTACGCGGTGTTCCCGCGCACGCCGCTGCCCGCGCGGGACGGTGTCCCCCATGGCGGCGTGAAGCGGAGCGCGAGCGCCCCGAATTGCTCCTACTTCGTGAATTGGACAAGCCTCGACGACCGCATGACCTGGGATATCGAGGTCAACGAGGCCGGGAATTACGAGGTGGAGGTGCTTTACACTTGTCCGGTGCAAGACGCGGGCTCGACGATCGAATTGGAGTTCAAAGGGGAGCGGTTGGAGGGCTCGGTGGAGCCGGGCTGGGACCCGCCGCTGTATACGAACCAGGATACTCTTGCCCGTCCGGCGGCGGAATCGAGGATGAAGCCGTTTCGTCCCCTTCGCCTTGGCCGGATGCGGCTGGAGAAAGGGAGAGGATGGCTTGCGTTGAGAGCGACGCGCGTTCCCGGCCGCAGTGTGATGGATGTCCGGCAAATCAACCTGACCCTCTTGCCATGA